The genomic segment TCATTGAGGCTGAACCGGGAGGTCCCCTGAGTTACCCATCCCACAGTTGGGCTGAGGTGGAGCTGGGGGCGGGTGACGCTGAATGGGACGGGGCGGTGGACCGCTGCCTGGAGACCATGCTGGCCGGGGAACGGGCAGAATTAAGGCTAACGGGAGGAGGGAGCATTGTTGTCCGCCTGTCCAGCTTCACGCAGGCCAAGGACTCCTGGGAGATGAGCGCCAGCGAGAAGTGGAACTTGGTCATCCGCAACAAAGAGCGCGGCAGCGAGCTCTACCGGGCGGGGGATATTGGCGCGGCAGCCAGGCGCTATGCCAAGGCCCTGCGGCTGCTGGTGGCAGCGGCCCCACCCCCGGACTACGACCAAATTAAAGCCGAGCTCCACGCCAAcctggccgcctgtcagctgagGCTGCGCCAGCCCGCCAACGCTGCGTGCAACTGCACCAAGACGCTGGCCTTGCAGCCGGCCAACACCAAGGCGCTGTTCCGGCGCGGCTTGGCTTACGACGCCATGAACGACCTGGAAGGGGCTGCGCAAGATCTGAAGGGTGTTTTGCGAGTGGAGCCGGGAAACCGAGCGGCCCGGCGGGAGCTGGACAGGGTGATGGAGAGGATAAAGGCACGGGATGCCAAACTGGCACGAGCCATGCAGAAAATGTTTGGCTGAATAAAAGGATTAACCCATAGCCTTGTTTGTCATTATATGTTATTTTCATctcactcttcttccaaggactGCGGGACAGCGTGCCTGAGTTTTTCCTGTGTTATCCTAGCACAAGCTCTGTAGAACAGACTACCTATGACCCAGGAGAGGCAGGACTAGAATCTGGGGAGGCCACTGTGGCTCATTGTTAGAGCCTGcccttggcatgcggaaggtcccaagttcagtccccagcatcttcacttaaaaggatcaggtagtagatgatgtgaaagacttcaaccagggaccctggagagccgctgccagtctgtgtagacagtcctgaccttgaccagcatggtgtagtggttaagagcagtggttagaagcagtggactctaatctggggaaccgggtttgattccccactcctccacataagcggtgggctctaatctggtgaactggatttgtttccccactcctacacattaagccagctgggtggccttgggctgatcacagttctcctagagctttctcagccccacctacctcacagggt from the Euleptes europaea isolate rEulEur1 chromosome 1, rEulEur1.hap1, whole genome shotgun sequence genome contains:
- the FKBPL gene encoding FK506-binding protein-like, with amino-acid sequence MASEKKQGPGGKPENESQSQITACGEGNNQDGGEAGAKAKGEALKENQPAPNQLRSANGDVPWACPDGTFIKLVLEAGKGVDKPKDGSVCQVFIEAEPGGPLSYPSHSWAEVELGAGDAEWDGAVDRCLETMLAGERAELRLTGGGSIVVRLSSFTQAKDSWEMSASEKWNLVIRNKERGSELYRAGDIGAAARRYAKALRLLVAAAPPPDYDQIKAELHANLAACQLRLRQPANAACNCTKTLALQPANTKALFRRGLAYDAMNDLEGAAQDLKGVLRVEPGNRAARRELDRVMERIKARDAKLARAMQKMFG